The Nakamurella antarctica genomic interval TCTTCCTCAATCGTCAGGTCGCCTAGGCTGATAAGTCCGGAATCTGCCACCGGGTTGAGTCGACCGGCCAAAAGCCTTAGCCTGCACTGCACTTCGGCAGGGCCCGCACTGGAGAGCACCACGTCGCAGACCCCCCAGTCGGGACCGATCGCGACGATGCCGCCGTCGGTGACCACCGCCAAGATGGAAACATTGAGCCCGTCGGTGCCCAGAAGGCGACACAGGTTTCGCGCCGCAGCTAGGTCTGAACGGGCGTCGACGACGACGAGCTCATACGGTTCCGAGGTGACGAGCGAAGCAGCTTCGGGCGCTGCCGCTCTCAGCTTCACCGGAAGGAGGTCCAGCGCGGCAAGCACGCTGTTCGGATCTGGGTCAGCGGTAAGTAGGAGAAGGTCCACGCATCCCGTTCCCTTCGGCTTTATGATTCCTCGTCCGACTCTGCAGGCACTTCGCCACGAACGATGCACCAAATACGTGCAGTACGTTGGAGGGACTCCGCAGGCCAATTCTAACCTTCCACCCACAGCCGCCGCGACCAGCGACAGCTTCGGTCAAGACTTGCCTATCCCCCATTTCCCTCCCGACCCCCTCTGCAGAAAATGAGCTCGCAACCACGCATGACGAAACCCGAAACGTCCGCTGCCACAACAGAAATGCACCAGATCTCGATCCACACCGCGGATGGCGTCACACTGCGGGGGATCTCGAGTACCCGAGGGGCAGATCAGCAGCCGCGCGAAGCCGACCGAATCTGTTTTGTCATCTGTCACGGCATGACGAATGCCACTCACAAGCCGAACACCCGGTCGGTGATCGACGCGTTCAGCGCCTTTGGGGCAGTGGTTGCCGTGGACTTTCGCGGCCACGGCTCCTCCGAGGGGCGTTCGTCCGTGGGGCAGATCGAAGTGTTGGACGTGGACGCCGCGATCTCCCAGGCGCGCCGCGAGGGGCACACCACCGTCGTCCTGGTGGGGTTTTCGATGGGGGCCGCCGTAGCACTGCGTCACGCCGGGTTGGCCGCAAGAGCCACGTCGGAAATGGGATTTCCGCTGCGAAACGCCGCTGACGCAGTCGTTTCGGTGAGCGCTCCGTCGCGTTGGTTCTCGCGGGAAAGCACTCCGATGCGCCGAATTCAGTGGCTGCTCGAGCACCCGTTCGGCCCGCTGATCGGCCCCCGGTTGGGGATTCGGCTTGGCAAGCCGTGGGTCCAGGTTCCCTTGACCCCACTCGAGCTTGTGGGCAGCATCGCACCCACGCCGCTCTTGATCGTGCATGGCACGTCCGACCACTACTTCGCGGCGGACCGAGCCCGCGAGTTGCACAAAGCTGCGCCAGCGAGCGAACTGTGGCTGATTCCGGGAATGGGCCACGCCGAGTCCGGGATCAGCGCTGCGACCATCACCGAAATAGCGCAATGGGCTCGCCGAGCCGTCGAAAATGCGAGCATTCTCTGATGCGCAAGTTGCTCATCACCCTCGTCATACTGGGCGCCGTCCTCGTCGCCGCTGACTATGGATTGCGCTGGATCGCGACGACCAAAATCAGTGATGCGGTGGCTAGTCAACTCCGACTCGCAGCCGCGCCGGAGGTGAAAATCGCAGGCTTTCCGTTCACATGGCAAGCAATTTCCGGCAGGTATGACGACGTGTCTATCACGGTGCCGAACCTCTCCCTCGGACCTGTGACCGGTGTAGATGCCGACTTAACGCTCCGCGACACCACCATCGGGCTCTCGGATGCCGTTGCCGGAAATATCGACGCCATGGTGGCCGGAGCAGCAGATTTAATCGTGACTCTCCCGGTATCGAGCCTGGCGGCGGCGCTCCGCCTGACCGGTCTGGCTATCGCCACCGCACCCGATGGGGCGTTAGCGATTTCGAGCACGATCGCGCTCGCGGGTCAGTCCATTCCCGTCACCGGAATTCTCCAGGCGAAAATCGTCGATTCCGTCGTGCAACTGCGCGTGGGCTCTCTGAGCGCGGTCGGACTTGCAGCGCCACCACAGTTGCTGGCAGCGGCCGGGGCGGGGCTTGGCGTCGACCTCCCACTCACCGCCGTACCTTTTCGTATCGACGCGGCATCTGTCTCCGCGGTAGGCGGCAATGTAGTGATAACCGGCGCCGCCAGCAATGTCAGGGTGGCAGATTTACGCAAGTGAACCAGGCCGGCGACCTCGCACACTGCTCCACCAGATGTGTTTCCGGCCTCGTTCCCC includes:
- a CDS encoding winged helix-turn-helix domain-containing protein, whose translation is MDLLLLTADPDPNSVLAALDLLPVKLRAAAPEAASLVTSEPYELVVVDARSDLAAARNLCRLLGTDGLNVSILAVVTDGGIVAIGPDWGVCDVVLSSAGPAEVQCRLRLLAGRLNPVADSGLISLGDLTIEEDTYTARLRGKTLELTYKEFELLKFLAQHPSRVFTREQLVTEVWGYDFFGGTRTVDVHVRRLRAKLGPEHESLIGTVRNVGYKMVPPARTSGGREEPSGTVS
- a CDS encoding alpha/beta hydrolase; protein product: MTKPETSAATTEMHQISIHTADGVTLRGISSTRGADQQPREADRICFVICHGMTNATHKPNTRSVIDAFSAFGAVVAVDFRGHGSSEGRSSVGQIEVLDVDAAISQARREGHTTVVLVGFSMGAAVALRHAGLAARATSEMGFPLRNAADAVVSVSAPSRWFSRESTPMRRIQWLLEHPFGPLIGPRLGIRLGKPWVQVPLTPLELVGSIAPTPLLIVHGTSDHYFAADRARELHKAAPASELWLIPGMGHAESGISAATITEIAQWARRAVENASIL
- a CDS encoding DUF2993 domain-containing protein translates to MRKLLITLVILGAVLVAADYGLRWIATTKISDAVASQLRLAAAPEVKIAGFPFTWQAISGRYDDVSITVPNLSLGPVTGVDADLTLRDTTIGLSDAVAGNIDAMVAGAADLIVTLPVSSLAAALRLTGLAIATAPDGALAISSTIALAGQSIPVTGILQAKIVDSVVQLRVGSLSAVGLAAPPQLLAAAGAGLGVDLPLTAVPFRIDAASVSAVGGNVVITGAASNVRVADLRK